GTCGGTTCCGGGAGCGGCGGCCATTCGCTCGGCGAACTCCAATTGAAACATCAAGACGAGCGGCCGCCCGGCGGGCAATAGCCGAAACGCGATCTCCGATGACACGCCGTACGGGAGATTCGAGACCGACGCGGTGAACGACGGAAGCTCGATCTCTAAGGCGTCGCCTTCGATGACGCTCAATCGATCGGCCTCGATCTCCTCGGTGAACTCCTCGCGGAGAAACGCCGCGAGCGTCGGATCGCGCTCGACGACCGTCACGCGATCTGCCGCCGAGAGCAGCCGGTCGGTGAGCCCGCCGGTCCCCCCACCGATCTCGAGCACGTGACTCGTGTCGGCGTCGTCCGGGAGATACCCTGGCAGCCGATCGAGGACTCGGTCGTCGACGAGGAAGTGTTGATCGCGCTCGGGATCGCCGCGGACGCCCGCCCTGGCGATGAGCGCGTCGGGGTCGCGCATATCGACCCGATAGCGGACCGTCCCCTATATCGTTCGCGCTTTCGAGTCACTCCGCGTCACGGCGAACGAAGATCCGATACTTGAGATCCTCCTCCCGCAACTCCTCCAGTATCCGTTCCGCGAGTACACCCCTCGGATCGTGGAGCCCGGACACGCGTTCTTCGATGTTCTCGAAGCTCTCGAAGGGGCCGCGCTTCCGCGCGTCGAGAACGTTGTTCCGGAGCTTCTTGCCGATTCCAGGAAGCAGGTTCAGCACGTGGAGCCTCGTCGTGATCGGCTGGGCGTTGTTGTAGAAATCGACGAACCGGCGCTCGTCTGCGTCCATGATCCCGTCGATCGCGTATTCGAGCTCGGATTTCGCGGTGCTCGAGAGATCGTCGTACGATGCCGTTCGAAGGTGTTTGACGTTCTCTCCCGGTGGGTCGATCTCGATCCGGTCCCCGATGTTGACCCCCGCGTCGTCTGTCAGGGCCGCCTCGACGAGCCGGAAGTCGGTGTCACCGATGGCGAACGCGACCGGCGAGCGCTCGTACTGCGGCCGCTCGTCGTCCGGTCGCCCCCTGGGGAGAAAGTCCAACACAACCGCGGCCCGTGGTGCGGCGTCGTCTCCATCGTCGCTCATGCCTCTCCGTACGGGGAGATGCTATTTAAAACACCGGCAGGTCGTCGGGGCGCGTTCGTTGATTCTCGTCGCGTCGAACGAGAGCGCTCGAACGGACGTCCCGATCAGGCGTACTTGACGACGATATCGAGAATTTCGTCGAGTTCGTCGCCGGACAGCGTGTATCGGCCCTGCGCGAACACCGTTCGAAGCTCGTCGCGGTCCTGCGGCAGGAGATCGGCGATCTTGTACGCGGTCGCCTCGTCGACTTTCTCGAGTTCGCAAAGCTCCTCGACGAGCGCTCGGGACTCCTCGGCGTCGAGCACCGAGAATCGATTGACGTGTTCGATGGCCCGCGCGAGTTCGTACCGCATCTCCCGATCCTCGTCGAGCGCTCGGTCGGCCTCAATCTCCGCGAGTAACTCCTTGGCCTCCGCCGTCGTGAGATACTCCTCTCCGAGAACCTCTTTGAATATCGTCATTCCTGCTGGCGTCGAAGGTGAGCCGGGGCGGCGATCAGCGTCTTCGTCACTCCGCCGTCTTTGATCTCGACTTTGAACGCTCGGCCCTGCTTGCCGACCACCGTTCCGGTCCGCCCGTTGAATCGGGGGTGGAACTGTCCCTTCGGGACAGAGGGGTCGAGTTTCAGGTGCACCTTCTCGTCGTTCTCGAACTGCTCGACCGATCGCTGCGGCGGGGACGCGCCGCGATCGCGTGCGCTGTTCTTCAGCTTATTACGGGTCGCTTGTCGTGGTCCGTTCGAACTAGGCATTCTTGTGCCCGTCTAAACGGGTCCGGCACATAAAAGGTGCGTTCCGGTCGCGTTAGCCACTCTGCCCTCGGCGTTTCACCCGACGCGATCGCTCGGTTTTAAATTCGGCCGACTTCGTCGACGCCGACGCTTTCGACGCCATCGACGCCGGCGAACGCCTCCTCGACGGTGTCTGTCCCGCCCGCTTCGTCCGGAATGACGACCGTCGGGAACAGCGCGATCAGACCGAACGCGACGTCCTCGCGGTCGACGCGGCTGATCTTCGCGCCCTCGGGGAGGGCGTTCTCGAGTCGCTCCTGGAGCTCGTCCAGGTCGATCTCGGGGCTCTGCGGCATGACCTTCATTTTGGCGGCGACTTTTCCCATGATTACGGACCCGTGAACCCACAGTCGGGGCACTCGTAGAGGTTGCTCTGTTTGCGGCACTTCGAACAGCGGTAAATCAGGGTTCCACACTCCGGACAGTCGAACTTCGCCGCTGACGTACCGGAGATGTTGATCCCG
This genomic window from Natronomonas salsuginis contains:
- a CDS encoding 50S ribosomal protein L21e, whose product is MPSSNGPRQATRNKLKNSARDRGASPPQRSVEQFENDEKVHLKLDPSVPKGQFHPRFNGRTGTVVGKQGRAFKVEIKDGGVTKTLIAAPAHLRRQQE
- a CDS encoding 16S ribosomal RNA methyltransferase A; protein product: MRDPDALIARAGVRGDPERDQHFLVDDRVLDRLPGYLPDDADTSHVLEIGGGTGGLTDRLLSAADRVTVVERDPTLAAFLREEFTEEIEADRLSVIEGDALEIELPSFTASVSNLPYGVSSEIAFRLLPAGRPLVLMFQLEFAERMAAAPGTDEYGRLSVTAGHYADIEIVEPIPKAAFAPPPAVESAVVRAVPRTPDYEVPDDERFMALVRAAFTQRRKTMRNAIRNTTHISGIEDPEALIEAAGEELMRKRAGNVPPSEFARLSRLAARSDS
- a CDS encoding HVO_2753 family zinc finger protein; protein product: MSSKSEERREHTCISCGINISGTSAAKFDCPECGTLIYRCSKCRKQSNLYECPDCGFTGP
- a CDS encoding RNA polymerase Rpb4 family protein, which translates into the protein MTIFKEVLGEEYLTTAEAKELLAEIEADRALDEDREMRYELARAIEHVNRFSVLDAEESRALVEELCELEKVDEATAYKIADLLPQDRDELRTVFAQGRYTLSGDELDEILDIVVKYA
- a CDS encoding DUF655 domain-containing protein is translated as MSDDGDDAAPRAAVVLDFLPRGRPDDERPQYERSPVAFAIGDTDFRLVEAALTDDAGVNIGDRIEIDPPGENVKHLRTASYDDLSSTAKSELEYAIDGIMDADERRFVDFYNNAQPITTRLHVLNLLPGIGKKLRNNVLDARKRGPFESFENIEERVSGLHDPRGVLAERILEELREEDLKYRIFVRRDAE
- a CDS encoding elongation factor 1-beta — protein: MGKVAAKMKVMPQSPEIDLDELQERLENALPEGAKISRVDREDVAFGLIALFPTVVIPDEAGGTDTVEEAFAGVDGVESVGVDEVGRI